From a region of the Pongo abelii isolate AG06213 chromosome 9, NHGRI_mPonAbe1-v2.0_pri, whole genome shotgun sequence genome:
- the MRPL17 gene encoding large ribosomal subunit protein bL17m precursor, whose product MRLSVCAAISHGRVFRRMGLGPESRIHLLRNLLTGLVRHERIEAPWARVDEMRGYAEKLIDYGKLGDTNERAMRMADFWLTEKDLIPKLFQVLAPRYKDQNGGYTRMRQIPNRSLDRAKMAVIEYKGNCLPPLPLPRRDSHLTLLNQLLQGLRQDLSQSQEASNHSSHTAQTPGI is encoded by the exons ATGCGGCTGTCAGTCTGTGCAGCGATCTCCCATGGCCGCGTATTTCGCCGTATGGGCCTCGGTCCCGAGTCCCGCATCCATCTGTTGCGGAACTTGCTCACAGGGCTGGTGCGGCACGAACGCATCGAGGCACCATGGGCGCGTGTGGACGAGATGAGGGGCTACGCGGAGAAG CTCATCGACTATGGGAAGCTGGGAGACACCAACGAACGAGCCATGCGCATGGCTGACTTCTGGCTCACA GAGAAGGATTTGATCCCAAAGCTGTTTCAAGTACTGGCCCCTCGGTACAAAGATCAAAACGGGGGCTACACAAGAATGCGGCAGATCCCAAATCGGAGTTTGGATCGGGCCAAGATGGCAGTGATCGAGTATAAAGGGAATtgcctcccacccctgcctctgcctcgcaGAGACAGCCACCTTACACTCCTAAACCAGCTGCTGCAGGGTTTGCGGCAGGACCTCAGCCAGAGCCAGGAAGCAAGCAACCACAGCTCCCACACAGCTCAAACACCAGGGATTTAA